Proteins from a genomic interval of Mesobacillus sp. S13:
- a CDS encoding GNAT family N-acetyltransferase → MKVILEKINLDKKEVLRNLYSLYLHDLSAYTDGLQISESGSFEFDSFSLIGEKEGVTPYFIIADEKLAGFVLILEAPFTTKVDVVINDFFILNPYRGKGVGKAAVSEIFTHNKGSYYVSQLGKNQKAVHFWKKVYQQERTDFVEQTEIQDGEEVVYQTFVIN, encoded by the coding sequence ATGAAAGTAATTTTGGAAAAAATCAATCTAGATAAAAAGGAAGTGCTGCGTAACTTATATTCACTTTACCTGCATGATCTATCCGCTTATACAGATGGATTGCAGATTAGTGAGTCTGGCAGTTTTGAATTTGATTCATTTTCGTTAATAGGGGAAAAAGAAGGGGTCACTCCTTACTTTATTATTGCTGATGAAAAGCTGGCAGGCTTTGTCTTGATCCTCGAAGCACCTTTTACGACAAAAGTAGATGTAGTCATCAATGATTTCTTCATCCTCAATCCATATCGAGGAAAAGGAGTCGGCAAAGCTGCTGTATCCGAAATTTTTACTCATAATAAGGGAAGCTATTACGTATCCCAGTTAGGAAAAAACCAGAAAGCCGTACATTTTTGGAAAAAAGTCTACCAACAAGAGAGAACTGACTTTGTAGAACAGACGGAAATCCAGGATGGGGAAGAGGTTGTTTACCAAACCTTTGTTATCAACTAG